CCAGGACGCCCTCAAGCGCTCCGACACACTGCTGGAAGTGAACAAGGCACTGATCAGTGCCGGGCGCATGGCCGAGTTCGAAATCGTGCAGACCGAAGCCGATATCGCCACCCAGCAACTGGGGGTGGAAGAAGCCCAGAACCAACTCGACACCAGTCGCCTGGCCCTGCTGCGCCTGCTGGCCCTTGACCTGTCGACGCCGATCCGCGCCACCGAGGCGCTGGAGGCCAAGCGCATGGACATCGACAAGCGCCAGGCCTTCGTCCTGGCGCAAAACCAGCAACCGGAATACCTCGCCACCCTGCTCGGCAGCCAGCAGGCCGACCTCAACCTGGTAATCGCCAAGGACTCCGGGCGCTGGCAAGTGGACCTGGTGGCCGGCGCCAACCAGGTGCGTGACGCCTACAACAACGATGCCGGCAATACCAACAACCGGCGCTGGGACAGTTACGCCGGCGTGCAGGTGCAGATCCCCATCGGCGATATCAGCACCCGCCAGGCCGAGGTGCACGCGCGGGTCGACGTAGAAAACCAGGAAATCATCATCGCCGACGCCCGCCAGCAACTGGAGCGCGACGTCAACGATGTGGTGCGTGACCTTGGCACCCGCTGGCGCCAGTATGAAATTTCCCAGCGGGCGGTGGAGTTGTCCAAACGCAAGATCGACATCGAACGCGAAAAACTCAGCGCCGGGCGCTCCACCAACTTCCAGGTATTGAGTTTCGAAACCGACCTGCGCAACGCCGAAAACTCGCGGCTCAATGCGTTGA
This genomic window from Pseudomonas sp. Bout1 contains:
- a CDS encoding TolC family protein, encoding MNKRLLLMLALFSLHSVAADVVIRPSAPSTTRSGYERSVSLSAQSTTLTLGDAVYLGLRNNPAIRSAYLQRVAQKFDLRVAEDTFNPKLTLNSYYRATRGTDDNARNANLAPNATLLGEYGTRLSMNWTQQLNNADRAGRYRSDGLDLSVIQPLMRGAGWDATTAPLRLSRLAEQANRLNLKANVAQTISNIIATYRELLRAQEQLSIVQDALKRSDTLLEVNKALISAGRMAEFEIVQTEADIATQQLGVEEAQNQLDTSRLALLRLLALDLSTPIRATEALEAKRMDIDKRQAFVLAQNQQPEYLATLLGSQQADLNLVIAKDSGRWQVDLVAGANQVRDAYNNDAGNTNNRRWDSYAGVQVQIPIGDISTRQAEVHARVDVENQEIIIADARQQLERDVNDVVRDLGTRWRQYEISQRAVELSKRKIDIEREKLSAGRSTNFQVLSFETDLRNAENSRLNALIAYLNAQTQFDLTLGMTLESWEIALNDY